The genome window CACACAAGGCAGTGCTCTCACTGCCTCCTGCTTGCAGGAACCTGTCCCATAATCTAATTGCTTCTTCAGCGTTACCTGATTCCGCCTCAAGCGGTGCAAGGCGTTGAAATCCGAACAGATACGTTGTATCAACTAAAATGGCATTTCTATAACACACGATGGCACTATCCGTATCCTCAAGCTGTTCCAGAACAAACCCAAGCTCACCAAGAAGCCACGCTCCGGGCTCTGTGGTATCTATCGCCAGCTGAAACCACTCTGCCGCAGACTCAAGATCTCCACTCTCCTCGAAGAGAAGCCCCCTTTGTTCCCATGCCCAGAGGTATTCTGAATCTGTCTTTATTCCGTTTTCGTACGCTTCGCCGGCTTCCTCAGGTCTTCCAAGATTCTCAAGTACTATCCCGAGTTCTCCCCATGTCCAGGTATTCGAAGAATCAACTTCAAGAACAGAACGGTATGCCGTTTCTGCAGCACTGTATCTTCCCAGATTCTCGTAAAGGAGTCCCAGATCAATCCAGGCTTCAATGTGATGTGGGTCAGATTTAACACAGGCAATGTACCATTGAATGGCTTCATCAATATTTCCGATACTCTCGAATATCGAACCCAGTCTGTACATAGCGAATATGTAGTCCGGGTTTATATCGATTCCATCCATGTAGCTCTGAATGGCACCATCGAGATTTCCAACCATTTCCAGACACAGACCGATCTCACCCGCACACCAGTAATCCTCGGGATCCCGTACAAGAAGGTCCCTGTACGCCTTCAGGGCAAAGCCGAAGCGCTCCTGTTCTTCAAAAAGAAGTCCCAGATTCAGAAGAGCTTCTATATCATCAGGATAAAGTTCTGATATTCTTCTATATGTTTCTTCCGCGGACTCATATCTGCTTTCCATTTCCATCAGCCAGCCCACTTCAAGCAGGAGCAAACGGTTGTCCGGCCACATTTCCAGTGCATCAGTCAGACAATTGAACGCCTTCTCATATTCAAGCTGATATTCAAGAACAGTCGCGGTCTCAAGCCAGAGAGATATCCAGGATGAATCCATGTCCATAGCTCTGTTCAATTCTATGGAGGCTTCTTCATACTCTTCAAGAAGAACCAGGCAATGAGCCTTTCCAACAATACCAGGGATAAAGGTTGAATCGAGATCCAGCGATTTTTCATAGCTGTGCAAAGCCAGTTCAACATCGTCCAGGATAATGGATCTGCCCAGCGCTGCCCATGCCATCCCTGAAAGGGAATCCAGATCAAGCGCGTTTTCAGCAAACTCCATGGCTTCCGGGATGTTTCCGATAACAGCTTCTGAAAAAGAGAGTGCAGCCCACGAATCCGAATCAGAGGAATCTGCTTCCACAGAAAGGAGAGCGTGGTCACGGGAGCTTTCCCATTCACCGGATGAGAATTCCTCCTGCCATCCTGCTATGTTTCCGATGATCAGAAAGGAAAGCAAAATTATCTGCAACTCAGCCTCCTGCTATCGAAATTATCAGACCGGATAATCCAAGCGCCCAGCAATACCAGGCAAATATTGAGAATTTTCCTCTGGATAAAAATGAGAGTAAAAGTCTCAGCGCAAGATATCCGGTAACAGCTGAAACCACCAGACCAACAATCATCAGAGGCAGTTCTATTCCACTTTTCCCCAGATCACCCAGCTTCAGTACAGCAGCGCCAGCAATCGCCGGTATGGAAAGAAGGAAGGAAAACCGTGCTGCCTTTTCCTTTCTGATACCGGCAAACAGTCCTGTTGAAATGGTAATACCGGAACGGGAAATCCCTGGGAGAAGGGCAATCGCCTGCGCAAGCCCGATCAGAAGACTGCCGGCAATCGAAGGGTTTTCTCTTCTGCCAAGCTTCGCGAATGCAGATCTTGTTGAGAACAGAATACAACCCGTAACAATAAGCATAATGGAAACTACTACCGGCCTGTCAAAAAGTTGCTCGACTGAATCTGCCAGCAGGAATCCGGCTACTGCCGCCGGTATCGATCCCAGAACGAGCAGACCTGCGAGAGCAAGGGATTCCTTCTGTTTCCTGAAAACCCCTGAAACAAGGCCGACAAGATCTTTCCAGTAAACGGCAAGAACCGCCATAAGTGTTCCGACATGAACAACTACCTCAAAGATAATATCTCCGGCCGGAACATTCATGACTGTCCCGGCAAGGGCAAGATGCCCTGAACTGGAAACAGGCAGGAATTCCGTAATTCCCTGAATAACAGCAAGAATTATTACTGTCAGAAGAGTCATTCTTCCAGAAACTCTCTATGAAGAGCCCTGAGCGCACAGTCTCTCTGATCCAGCATAACAAGTGCGGAAATGGTTGCATGAGAATCAACTGTCTGAAGCATATCGATGCCGGCCTGATCCAGCGCGGAGGAAAACCTTGCCATAACTCCTTTAATTCCATGCATCCCCGCGCCGACTATCGATACTTTCGAACAGGGGGAAACCGTTTCAAACTCGATCATGTTTTTACTCAGAACTTCAGATACCGTTCCACTCTCCTCACAGAGAACCGTAAACATCGCTATGGAGCCGAATACACTGAACATGTCCATTGAAACGGAAGCTTCCGCCACGAGCCTGAATGCTTTCGAGTAAAATCCATGCAGAGTTGCTTCATCGATTTTTCTGATTCTATACTGTGTCACGTCAGGACCGGATGCGACACCTGTAATGTACTTTCCACTATGAATGACAAATGGTTCTATCTCTGTGACTCGCTTACCGGTGGAATGAGACATGATATTAATCTTCACTCCCGCTTTTCCGGCGATCTCCGAAGCTCTGGGATGTACAACCTCCGCTCCCTGCCAGCCAAGCTGACTCAAATCTTCATAACTGATTCTTTCCACACTTATGACTCCGGAAACTATATCCGGATCTGCCGTGAACACTGATTCTATTTTCTTGTACAGCAGCACTTCGTCAGCATCAAGAGCTGCGGCCAGCGCTATCGCGGTTATATCGCTTCCTCCCCTGCCAAGAGTTGAAACCATTCCGTTACTTCCCATTCCCTGAAAACCGGCAACGACAATACAGTCGTGCTCCTCGAGAGCTGTCTGGAGTACTTCCCTGTCAATCGACTCCAATTTTGAATCACAATTTCTCCCATCCGTTCGAATGCCTGCGTTCCAGCCGGTTACTGCCCTCGCTGATACTCCTTCAAATCTGAGCATATCAGCCATAACGGTAGCGGAGATTACTTCACCGGTAGCCATAAGACAGGCTTTCTCCGGTTTTGATGGAGAAGAGACCATTTCAAGAAGGGTATCGGTAGAATAGGGATCACCCTTTCTTCCCATTGCAGACACAACTACAATGAGTTTATCATGCTTTTTCAGTTGCCGGGTACAATGCCGCAGGGATATCTTTCTGTCCTCCCCGGAGGCAAGACAGGTTCCCCCGAATTTCATCACGCACAGTCTATTCACTTCTTTCACCCCCCTGCAGCGGTCTTCATCCATTCGATCAATTCTCTACCTGTATCATTCCGAAAACTTCTATTCTTGAGTAATCCGTTCCTTTTAAGTATACTGTCGCCCGGATTTTAAACATACTACAGCCAGACCAGTTAATGAATCAGGAGTCTTTGTGAAATCTATCAAAGTATGCATGGTGGTCAAAAACCAGCTCTGGAATGACGCGAGAGTTAAAAAGGAAGCAATCAGTCTTACAGAAGCAGGCTTTATTGTCACCATCATTGCCCAGGCAGAGGATGGTTGTCCTTTTGAGGAAACCTGGAAAAATATTCGTATACTCAGACCTCAAAAGGATTCTACTCACCGAAATGCACTTCGAGAAAAGGTGATAGGCTCATCTGCAGAGGATGATAACTCTCTGAAAAGCAGGATCATCAGATTCCTTCGCCGAAATCGCTTCAGAAGATTTCTGACTGACCTGAAAAGAAATGTTCCGTGGGAATACAGACTCTACAGGGCAGCGCTTTCGACCGGTGCTGATATATTTCACGCTAATGATCTGGATACTCTGTTAATTTGCGAACGGGCTGCCGGAAAACTTGGAGCAAAACTTGTTTACGATTCTCATGAACTATGGCTTGAATCCTCAAGATATTTCATCGCTACATCGGCTCTCAACAAGTTACGTTACAGGATCACTGAAAGAAAACTCATTCCGAAGACGGATGCCGTAATCGCGGTAACACCTTCCAGGGGTGAGGTAATGAAAAATATGTATCCTTCAATCAGC of Candidatus Aegiribacteria sp. contains these proteins:
- a CDS encoding undecaprenyl-diphosphate phosphatase codes for the protein MTLLTVIILAVIQGITEFLPVSSSGHLALAGTVMNVPAGDIIFEVVVHVGTLMAVLAVYWKDLVGLVSGVFRKQKESLALAGLLVLGSIPAAVAGFLLADSVEQLFDRPVVVSIMLIVTGCILFSTRSAFAKLGRRENPSIAGSLLIGLAQAIALLPGISRSGITISTGLFAGIRKEKAARFSFLLSIPAIAGAAVLKLGDLGKSGIELPLMIVGLVVSAVTGYLALRLLLSFLSRGKFSIFAWYCWALGLSGLIISIAGG
- a CDS encoding ACT domain-containing protein; this translates as MNRLCVMKFGGTCLASGEDRKISLRHCTRQLKKHDKLIVVVSAMGRKGDPYSTDTLLEMVSSPSKPEKACLMATGEVISATVMADMLRFEGVSARAVTGWNAGIRTDGRNCDSKLESIDREVLQTALEEHDCIVVAGFQGMGSNGMVSTLGRGGSDITAIALAAALDADEVLLYKKIESVFTADPDIVSGVISVERISYEDLSQLGWQGAEVVHPRASEIAGKAGVKINIMSHSTGKRVTEIEPFVIHSGKYITGVASGPDVTQYRIRKIDEATLHGFYSKAFRLVAEASVSMDMFSVFGSIAMFTVLCEESGTVSEVLSKNMIEFETVSPCSKVSIVGAGMHGIKGVMARFSSALDQAGIDMLQTVDSHATISALVMLDQRDCALRALHREFLEE
- a CDS encoding tetratricopeptide repeat protein — encoded protein: MQIILLSFLIIGNIAGWQEEFSSGEWESSRDHALLSVEADSSDSDSWAALSFSEAVIGNIPEAMEFAENALDLDSLSGMAWAALGRSIILDDVELALHSYEKSLDLDSTFIPGIVGKAHCLVLLEEYEEASIELNRAMDMDSSWISLWLETATVLEYQLEYEKAFNCLTDALEMWPDNRLLLLEVGWLMEMESRYESAEETYRRISELYPDDIEALLNLGLLFEEQERFGFALKAYRDLLVRDPEDYWCAGEIGLCLEMVGNLDGAIQSYMDGIDINPDYIFAMYRLGSIFESIGNIDEAIQWYIACVKSDPHHIEAWIDLGLLYENLGRYSAAETAYRSVLEVDSSNTWTWGELGIVLENLGRPEEAGEAYENGIKTDSEYLWAWEQRGLLFEESGDLESAAEWFQLAIDTTEPGAWLLGELGFVLEQLEDTDSAIVCYRNAILVDTTYLFGFQRLAPLEAESGNAEEAIRLWDRFLQAGGSESTALCERILLFESQGSFDDADSVMNVLADQYPSAWIDLAWSYTIVSPEKALLLARRASETGFDGDSGLWSSLAGLYSSLDEHSAAESCFVIASEQDPDNPDIWIDWGYYLFDSGQEEAAAEKYEKVIELDSLSFSGWSGLGEAYLFADQYDEAIAALERSQELDPESPWIYSYLGLAFEQKGYSDKALDYYFQALSISPGYDYAETRVRSITDTGFDPEWNRRESGRFNVTISADVRIDNGNVRERNYSVSSLISCEYDSRGSSVSLEADYSFIETSKEYANDYSWSMLSFSVDRILSDYFSVKANSKWDRQPGTVRPWQISSYLSFDYTRWVTDWLWISPGLGIGQVNTHWASGLEDERTDRTTLYGSLAFWISGQDSRWPTLWLWGDFYQPPGSIENTLMNGLAEVTFDMWDPLSLTVGYSVDYTRTPAYRYWDKYNTEFYSRLNLRIF